In a genomic window of Oncorhynchus kisutch isolate 150728-3 linkage group LG9, Okis_V2, whole genome shotgun sequence:
- the rab39bb gene encoding RAB39B, member RAS oncogene family b, producing MEAIWLYQFRLIVIGDSTVGKSCLIRRFTEGRFAQVSDPTVGVDFFSRLVEIEPGKRIKLQIWDTAGQERFRSITRAYYRNSVGGLLLFDITNRRSFQNVHDWLEEARSHVQPHSIVFLLVGHKCDLEPQRQVTRQEAEKLAGAYGMRYVETSARDAINVEHAFTELTRDIFQLVRSGDITIQEGWEGVKSGFVPNVVHSSEEVTKSDRRCLC from the exons ATGGAGGCGATATGGTTGTACCAGTTCAGACTCATCGTCATTGGGGACTCGACGGTGGGGAAATCGTGCCTGATCCGGCGGTTCACGGAGGGAAGGTTTGCCCAGGTGAGTGACCCGACGGTCGGCGTGGATTTCTTCTCTCGCCTGGTGGAGATTGAGCCGGGGAAACGCATCAAGCTACAGATCTGGGATACCGCTGGACAGGAGCGCTTcag GTCCATCACCAGAGCCTACTATCGTAACTCTGTGGGCGGGCTCCTCCTGTTTGACATCACAAACCGCCGTTCCTTCCAGAATGTTCATGATTGGCTAGAGGAGGCCCGGAGCCACGTACAACCACACAGCATTGTGTTCCTATTGGTCGGCCACAAGTGTGACCTGGAACCTCAGCGCCAG GTAACTCGTCAGGAGGCTGAGAAACTCGCCGGCGCCTACGGGATGCGTTACGTAGAAACTTCGGCCCGCGACGCCATAAACGTGGAGCACGCCTTCACGGAGCTGACCAGGGACATCTTTCAGCTG GTGAGGAGCGGTGACATCACTATCCAGGAGGGCTGGGAGGGGGTGAAGAGCGGCTTCGTTCCCAACGTGGTCCACTCCTCCGAGGAGGTCACCAAGAGCGACCGACGCTGCCTCTGCTGA
- the LOC109896894 gene encoding ras-related protein Rab-38: protein MQQERLLKVLVIGDLGVGKTSIIKRYVHQIFSQHYRATVGVDFALKLLNWDHKTVVRLQLWDIAGQERYGNMTRVYYREAVGALVIFDMTRASTFQAVLKWKGDLDSKVALGNGRPVPAVLLGNKCDQLSTGLCSKLPKLENFTRDHGFVGWYETSAKDNINIDAAIMCLVESIMAVEEGRPPAGDPRDPSVLVSPRFDYNRTGMAGLPGCDGCKKRPLPGRREMGDI from the exons ATGCAGCAGGAACGCTTGCTGAAGGTTCTAGTCATCGGTGACCTGGGGGTCGGGAAGACGTCCATAATAAAGCGTTATGTCCATCAGATATTCTCCCAACATTACAGAGCCACCGTCGGAGTCGACTTCGCCCTCAAACTCCTCAATTGGGATCACAAGACGGTCGTGCGACTGCAGCTGTGGGACATCGCAG GCCAGGAGCGCTATGGCAACATGACGCGGGTTTACTACCGCGAGGCTGTAGGAGCGTTGGTGATCTTTGACATGACGCGGGCCTCTACCTTCCAGGCTGTCCTCAAGTGGAAGGGAGACCTCGACTCCAAG GTTGCTCTGGGTAACGGGAGGCCAGTTCCGGCCGTCTTATTGGGTAATAAATGTGACCAGCTGAGTACGGGTCTCTGTTCCAAACTGCCCAAACTGGAGAACTTCACTAGAGACCACGGCTTTGTAGGGTGGTACGAGACCTCCGCCaag gaCAACATCAACATCGACGCGGCCATCATGTGTTTGGTAGAGAGCATCATGGCTGTAGAAGAGGGGAGGCCGCCAGCTGGAGATCCTAGAGACCCTAGCGTCCTGGTCTCACCACGCTTTGACTACAATAGGACAGGGATGGCTGGACTGCCTGGGTGCGATGGGTGTAAAAAGCGACCTCTGCCTGGGCGAAGGGAGATGGGGGATATTTGA